CAGCTGCGTTTGATCGTCGAGTTCAATATCGACGCGCCCCTTCGGCTCGGCAGGCCAGAGAGAGGTCAGTGCTTTTCTCTCTGCATCCACTTGCGGCCAGCGGGACAGCGCCCGGCCGATCTCGTCTGCCGTCATCGGGTAAAGTTCGAAGGAGACGAAATGCAGTCTGGAACGACTGTTGCGAACCTCTTTCCACTGCCGCCAGGTCTCGCAGAGATTTAGCCCGGTGCCAAAACCGAGTTCGCCGATGCGGAAGACCCCCTCCCATTCGCGCCAGCGCTCTGGCAAGCCGTTTCCCGACAGGAAGACATGGCCGCATTCCAGCCTGCCATCCGTCTGGCAATAAAAATGGTCGTCAAAGGCCCTCGAATAGGGCATATCCCCGTCACGCCAGTCGAGCGCGCTGGTGGTTTCGGCGGTTTCGCCGTTTGGCGAACCCGTCGTCGTGCCAGTCTGGCTGTCAGCCGAGATGCCTGCCGGGATTGAAGTGTCGTTGGAATGTGTCATGGCTAAAGCCGATAATCCCGCTTTCGAACAGGGTCAATCGCCAAGATTGCCGACGTCGGTGCCGCTTCTCATCGTTGGCGGCGGCGTCATGGGCCTGTGGGCGGCCGTGAAGGCGGAGCGGCTCGGCATCGAGACGCTGCTGGTCGAGGCGGAGCGTGCCGGCAGCGGCGCAAGTGGCGGGCTTCTGGGCGCGCTCATGCCGCATATGCCCGACCGCTGGTCGGACAAGAAGCAGTTTCAGTTTGATGCTCTTGTTGCACTGGAAGAGGAAATTGCCACGCTGGAGGCCGGGACCGGCCTTTCCGCTGGTTATCGTCGCTCTGGCCGCATCATTCCGCTGCCCAAACCGCATCTTCGCGCCATTGCCGAGCGGCATGAGAAGGATGCGCTGGAGAACTGGGTGTCGGGTGATCGTCGGTTCAGCTGGCATGTCGGCGACAGCCCCTCGGTCACGGGCTGGGTGGATGACGCAGCGGGTGAGGCGGGTTTCGTCTTCGATACACTGGCGGCACGCGTTTCGCCACGGGCGATGATCGCCCTTCTGGCGGCTACTCTTGGCAGGGCGCAGCATGTGCGAATGGCTGAGGGCGTCGCGGTTGCGTCGCTCGAGGCTGATGCCGGGCGGGCGGTACTGTCCTCGGGCGACGAGATTTCTTTTGGCCATGTCATTGTCGCCAATGGGCACGGTTCTTTTCCGCTGATCCGCGATGCGCTGGGCCTGCAGGCCGGGGTTTCACTCGGACAGGCGGTGAAGGGACAGGCGGCGCTTCTTGACGCTGCAGCCGATCCGGCGATGCCGGTCGTGTTCCTGAACGGTCTCTATATCGTCCCGCATGAAGACGGCACCGTTGCGATCGGCAGTACCAGCGAAGATTGTTTTTTCGATCCTTTCAGCACCGATGAAAAACTCGAAAAGCTGCTTGCAGAGGCGTCCGCCATCGTGCCTTCACTTGCCGGCGCACCAGTGCTGGAACGCTGGGCCGGGCTGCGGCCGAAGGCGGTTGGGAGGGACCCGATGGTTGGTTCGATCCCTGGTCGTCCCAGGCTCGTTGCGCTTGCCGGTGGCTTCAAGGTGAGCTTCGGCCTTGCGCATTTTCTGGCCGAGGCCGCGTTGCAGGTCGTCTGTGGCCGCACGCCGGTCATCCCCGCGGGCTTTGGCCTTCAACACCACGTGAGCATCGCCTCCGCGGACTTCGCAAAGCTCTGATAGGACACCTTACGTCGTTAATCTGTCACGCAAATCACGTATCTGCTGGCCTGCAAAGAGGCCGGTTTGTCCGCATTGGCGGCGAGGTGACAGCGCATGCGATACGCCATTCATTTCACGCCTTCCCCCAATGACCCGCTGACGGCGGCCGCCGCCGCATGGCTAGGGCGCGATGTCTATTCCGGTCAATCGGTGGAGCCGCCTGGCATGATCGACCTCGGCATGCAGGAGATTTCATACCACACGGCCCTTCCACGCCGTTATGGTTTCCACGGCACGATCAAGGCGCCGTTTCGACTTGCGGAAGGCCAGTCCGAGGCGGCGCTGCTGCGCGACCTCATGTATTTTTCCGGCAGGCAGCAGCCCTTCACGCTACCGCAACTGGTGGTAGCTCGTCACGAGAACGTCTTCAGCCTCGTACCGGAGCGCCCCTGTGAGGTGCTGCATTTCTTTGCCGCGCGCGTGGTGCAGGAATTCGACCACTACCGTGCGCCCCTGTCGGATGCGGAAATCGAGCGGGCGGATCCGGACCGGCTGTCGGCCTCACAGCTTACAAACCTGCATCGCTGGGGCAGCCCGCATGTGATGGACGAATTCCGGTTCCAGATGTCGTTGACTGGCGGCGTTGAGCCAGCGAGCTGCCAGCGTATCGAGCGGGCCGTGCGCAAGGTTTTCGAGCCGCTTCTTGCGCGGCCTATCCAGTTCTCCAGCCTCGCGCTCTTCATAGAAGATGAACCGGGCGCACCTTTCCGCGTACATTCGCTGCACCCGATGGGCCGCGTTTCCGCCCGCAAAATCGCCTGAAAAACGTATCGACGCAATCGTATACAAAAAAGCATCGGAATGTCGGCAAAATTGATCTCGACATTCCAGATGCGGATGCTACCGTCCGGATATCGCATATTCGAAGCGTGTGTTTCCGTTCCGGCACGTCACGTTTTGAAGGTCTGTTTTTCGTCTCCCGCATCGGTTTCCGGTGCGGGATGGATGGTCTGGGTGGCTGAATGATTTCCGAAAATTACTCCCGCAATCTGGTAGGCTACGGTCGCGAGACGCCTGATCCGAAATGGCCGGGCGGGGCGCGTATCGCCGTACAATTCGTCATCAATTACGAGGAAGGCGGCGAAAGCTGCATCCTCGACAATGACAAGGCGTCGGAATCGCTGCTTTCGGAAATCGTCGGTGCCCAGCCGTGGCCCGGTCAGCGCAATCTGAACATGGAATCGATCTACGAATACGGCTCGCGCGCCGGTTTCTGGCGGCTGTGGCGCATGTTCACCAGCCTTGGCGTCACCACCACCGTGTATGGCGTGACCGCCGCCATGGCCCGCAACCCCGAAGCTGTGGCAGCGATGAAGGAAGCGGGCTGGGAAATCGCCAGCCACGGGTATCGCTGGCTGGAATATAAGGACTTTTCCGAGGAGGAAGAGCGCAAGCACATCCTCGAGGCCGTGCGTCTGCATACGCAGGTAACCGGCGAGCGTCCCTATGGCATGTATCAGGGCAAGCCTTCCGATAACACGCTGCGCCTCGTCATGGAGGAGGGCGGCTTTCTTTATTCATCGGATTCCTACGCGGATGATCTGCCCTATTGGGTGAAGGGGTTGAAGGACGAGCCATTCCTGATCATTCCCTATACGCTTGAAACCAATGACATGCGTTTTGCCACACCGCAGGGCTTCAATTCCGGTGACCAGTTTTACACCTATCTCAAAGATGCTTTCGACGTGCTTTATCAGGAAGGCGTCGAGGGCGCGCCGAAGATGATGAGCGTCGGTCTGCATTGCCGTCTCGTCGGTCGCCCCGGGCGTGCGGCAGCGCTTCGCCGGTTCATCGACTACGTGCTTGACCACGAGAAGGTGTGGATACCGCAACGCATCGAAATTGCCCGGCACTGGCATGAACACCACAAGCCGGAGGCGCTGTGATGATCACGCGTGAGGAATTTGTCGCCCGCTTCGGCGGTGTGTTCGAGCATTCGCCCTTCATCGCCGAACGGGCTTATGATGCGGGCGGGGCCGGCCTTGAGCTGACGGCAAAGGCGGTCCACGCTGCGCTTCGTGCGCAATTTCGCGCTGCGACGGACGGGGAAAAGCTCGGCGTACTGCGGGCGCATCCCGATCTGGCCGGCAAGCTGGCGATCGCCGGCGAACTGACTGCCGACAGCCGGAACGAACAGGCCGGCGCAGGGCTGGATCGACTGACGCCGGAGGAGCATGCCCGCTTCACTGCCTTGAACGGGGCCTATACCGATAAATTCGGTTTTCCCTTCATCATTGCGGTGAAAGGGCTCAACAGGCACGATATTCTTTCCGCGTTCGAAGCCCGCATCGGTAATGATGCGGCTGAAGAGTTTGAAACGGCGACGGCGCAGGTGGAAAAGATTGCCTGGCTGCGTCTTTCCGCCATGCTGCCGGAAGGCTGAATTGGCGAGTTCGAACGGTTCTGGTAGGATCGTGCTGGCTGGAGATTGACATCATGAGGCCTTCCGAGGCGCTGGAAAAGAACAGGCAGGCGATCCGCGACGCGACGAAGCGCTTCAATGCGGCGAACCCGCGCGTGTTCGGCTCGGTCGCCCGCGGCGAAGACCGGCCGGACAGCGATCTCGATATTCTGGTGGATGCGCTGCCGGGGACCACGCTGTTTGATCTCGGCGGGTTGCTGGAGGAGTTGTCGGCGCTCCTTGGCGTCGAGGTCGATGTTGTCACCTCCGGTGGCTTGCGCCCTGACATCCGCGCCCGCGTTTTGCAGGAAGCCAAAGCGGTATGAGCACGGACCGGCTACTGCTCTACCTCAAAGAAATTGACGTTGCTGCCTCGCGTATTGGAGATTTCATCCGGGATATGAATGAGGACGATTTTTCACGCGACACGCGCACACAGATGGCGGTGATGATGGGTCTTGCCCTCATAGGCGAGGCCGTCGCGAAAATCGACAGGCACTATCCGGCGTTTTTGCAGCAGCACCCTGACATCCCTTGGATGAAGATGAAGGGTATGCGCAATCTGATCGTGCATGATTACTTCCGGGCGGAGCTTTCGGTCGTCTGGAAAACGATAAAGCAGAGTATTCCAGACTTGCAGACGCGATTGTCCCTCCTTCGAAACTGGCATGCCCAAGGTGAATGACATTTGACCGATTTTCTTGAGATAAGGCCTCTGACCAAAGAGGCGTTTGCGCCTTTCGGTGATGTCATCGAAACAACACT
This genomic interval from Agrobacterium tumefaciens contains the following:
- the mnmD gene encoding tRNA (5-methylaminomethyl-2-thiouridine)(34)-methyltransferase MnmD, encoding MTHSNDTSIPAGISADSQTGTTTGSPNGETAETTSALDWRDGDMPYSRAFDDHFYCQTDGRLECGHVFLSGNGLPERWREWEGVFRIGELGFGTGLNLCETWRQWKEVRNSRSRLHFVSFELYPMTADEIGRALSRWPQVDAERKALTSLWPAEPKGRVDIELDDQTQLTVVCGEALAGIAGSEEIFDAWFLDGFAPARNPDMWSLEIMQALFAKTSPGGTFATYAAAGFVRRNLIAAGFDLERRKGFAGKREMLCGTKT
- a CDS encoding NAD(P)/FAD-dependent oxidoreductase, encoding MAKADNPAFEQGQSPRLPTSVPLLIVGGGVMGLWAAVKAERLGIETLLVEAERAGSGASGGLLGALMPHMPDRWSDKKQFQFDALVALEEEIATLEAGTGLSAGYRRSGRIIPLPKPHLRAIAERHEKDALENWVSGDRRFSWHVGDSPSVTGWVDDAAGEAGFVFDTLAARVSPRAMIALLAATLGRAQHVRMAEGVAVASLEADAGRAVLSSGDEISFGHVIVANGHGSFPLIRDALGLQAGVSLGQAVKGQAALLDAAADPAMPVVFLNGLYIVPHEDGTVAIGSTSEDCFFDPFSTDEKLEKLLAEASAIVPSLAGAPVLERWAGLRPKAVGRDPMVGSIPGRPRLVALAGGFKVSFGLAHFLAEAALQVVCGRTPVIPAGFGLQHHVSIASADFAKL
- a CDS encoding DUF1045 domain-containing protein — encoded protein: MRYAIHFTPSPNDPLTAAAAAWLGRDVYSGQSVEPPGMIDLGMQEISYHTALPRRYGFHGTIKAPFRLAEGQSEAALLRDLMYFSGRQQPFTLPQLVVARHENVFSLVPERPCEVLHFFAARVVQEFDHYRAPLSDAEIERADPDRLSASQLTNLHRWGSPHVMDEFRFQMSLTGGVEPASCQRIERAVRKVFEPLLARPIQFSSLALFIEDEPGAPFRVHSLHPMGRVSARKIA
- the puuE gene encoding allantoinase PuuE; its protein translation is MISENYSRNLVGYGRETPDPKWPGGARIAVQFVINYEEGGESCILDNDKASESLLSEIVGAQPWPGQRNLNMESIYEYGSRAGFWRLWRMFTSLGVTTTVYGVTAAMARNPEAVAAMKEAGWEIASHGYRWLEYKDFSEEEERKHILEAVRLHTQVTGERPYGMYQGKPSDNTLRLVMEEGGFLYSSDSYADDLPYWVKGLKDEPFLIIPYTLETNDMRFATPQGFNSGDQFYTYLKDAFDVLYQEGVEGAPKMMSVGLHCRLVGRPGRAAALRRFIDYVLDHEKVWIPQRIEIARHWHEHHKPEAL
- the uraD gene encoding 2-oxo-4-hydroxy-4-carboxy-5-ureidoimidazoline decarboxylase — its product is MITREEFVARFGGVFEHSPFIAERAYDAGGAGLELTAKAVHAALRAQFRAATDGEKLGVLRAHPDLAGKLAIAGELTADSRNEQAGAGLDRLTPEEHARFTALNGAYTDKFGFPFIIAVKGLNRHDILSAFEARIGNDAAEEFETATAQVEKIAWLRLSAMLPEG
- a CDS encoding nucleotidyltransferase family protein: MRPSEALEKNRQAIRDATKRFNAANPRVFGSVARGEDRPDSDLDILVDALPGTTLFDLGGLLEELSALLGVEVDVVTSGGLRPDIRARVLQEAKAV
- a CDS encoding HepT-like ribonuclease domain-containing protein, whose protein sequence is MSTDRLLLYLKEIDVAASRIGDFIRDMNEDDFSRDTRTQMAVMMGLALIGEAVAKIDRHYPAFLQQHPDIPWMKMKGMRNLIVHDYFRAELSVVWKTIKQSIPDLQTRLSLLRNWHAQGE